A window of Bradyrhizobium diazoefficiens genomic DNA:
AGTTCGCCTACACGACGGGAAAGAATGCGTCCGACATCACCCTGGTCATCGACGCGATGGACCTGCTTCACAGCGGCCGGTTCGACGGCTTTTGCCTGGTGTCGTCCGACAGCGACTTCACCCGCCTCGCCGCCCGCATCCGCGAGCAGGGCGTCGATGTCTTTGGGTTCGGCGAGCAGAAGACACCCGAAAGCTTCAGGCAGGCCTGCCGAAGGTTCGTCTACACCGAGAACCTGCTTGCTGGCACCGCGACCGCCCAGGACGCGTCGTCGAAGTCAGCGCCGCTTCAGCCGCCTGATGCCGCGGCGTCGATCATCAAGAAGGTCATCACCCAGATGGGGAGCGAAGACGGCTGGGTCGCGCTCGGTGAAGTCGGACGGCAGCTTGCCAATCTGGCTTCCGATTTCGATCCGAGGACCTACGGCTTCCGCAAGCTGAGCGACCTCGTGCGGAAGACCAATTCGTTCGAGATCGATGAGCCGAAGGGCCACTCGATGCGGATCCGGATCAAGCCCGCTGCCGCGCCGCCGAGAAGGCGGAACTCGCGCAGACCTGCAAGGTCGGGAACGGCAGAAGGTTCGGCGACCAAGGCGTAGGCGGGACGTGCCGCAATATTTGCGCTTGCCCGGGTTGGTGCAGATCGTAACCATCGCCCGGCCGTAACGCCACGCGAGGGTCCCGATGACCAAACTCACCCGCTTTGCCGTCGCACCGCTGCACAGCATGACGCGGCGCCTCGCCGACGTCGCCTCCGCGCGTCTCGCGCCCGATCTCGTCGTCACGGGCGCGCGGGTGCTTTCGACCTATTCGGAGCGCATCCATGCCGGTCGGGAAGTCTGGATCACCGGCGGCCGCATCGCCGCGGTGAAGCCGGCCGGTGCGGCGAAGAAGGTCTGGCCCAACGCGCCGCTTTATGACGCCGCAGGCGGCATCATCGCGCCGGGCCTGATCGATCCGCACATTCACATCGAGTCCTCGATGGTGACGGCTTGCGCCTATGCCGAGGCCGCGCTGCTCAACGGCACCACCACGATCTTCTGCGACAGCCACGAGATAGGCAACGTCATGGACGTCGCCGGCGTCGAGGCGATGCTGGAGGACGCGCGCGAGGCGCCGCTTTCGATCTTCCTGACGGTGCCGTCGACCGTCCCTGCGACCTCGGCTGAACTCGAGACGGCGGGCGGCGACCTCACGCCGGACAAGATCGCCGGCCTGTTCGATCGCTGGCCAGAGGCTGTCGCACTCGGCGAGAAGATGGATTTTGTGCCCGTCACGATGGGCGATGCGCGCAGCCACGCCATCCTCGCCGCCGCCTTGAAACGCGGCCGTCCGGTCTCCGGCCATGTCTATGGCCGCGAGTTCGTCGCGGCCTATGCGGCGAGCGGCGTCACCGACACGCATGAGGCAATCGACCGCGACATCGCCGACGACCTGCTCGACGCCGGCGTCTGGGTGTTCCTGCGTGGGGGCCCGCCGACCACGCCCTGGCACTCGCTGCCGCAGGCGATCCGCGCGATCATCGAGCTCGGGGCCTCGCACAAGCGCACGGCCGTATGCACGGACGACCGCGACGCCGACGATCTCCTGCTGTTCGGCCTCGACTGGGTTGTCCGTGAAGCCGTGAAGGCGGGCATGTCACCGGAACAGGCCTGGTCGATGGGCTCGCTGCACGGCGCAACCCGGTTCGGCATGGACGGCGATATCGGGGGGCTCGGCGGAGGACGCCGTGCCGATCTCGTGCTGATGGACGATCAGCTCAAGCCGCAATGCACCTGGTACGGCGGCGAGCTCGTGGTCGAGCACGGCAAGATCACGCCACGGCTCGATCAAATGCTGTCGCAGCGCTATCAATATCCGGAGGCGGCCTATGCGACCGTGAAGCTACCCGAGAAGGTCAAGCTGACGCCTGAGCTGCCGGCGAAGGCTTGCACCGTCAATGCGATCAAGACGGGGTTGCTGGGCATCACGCTGATCCATGAGAAGGTTGCGATCGAGCCGGCAAAGGACTGGCCGTCGCTGTTTGCGCGCTACGGCCTGTGCTTCGTCACCGTGGTCGAGCGTCACGGCAAATCGGCCGGCAACGTCGCCTACGGCCTGCTGAAGGATTTCGGCCTGAAGCGCGGTGCAGTCGCCTCCAGCGTCGGGCACGACAGCCATAACATTATCGTTGCCGGAACCAACGAGGGCGACATGCAGGCCGCGATTGCCGCAATCAGGGAGCAGCAAGGCGGCGTGTGCGTCGTCGCCGATAGCAAAGTGAGGGCGCTGGTCCCGCTGCCGATCGCGGGGCTGCTGTCCGACAAGCGCGTCACGGAAGTCGCCGAAGAGGTCAAGGCGCTGAAGAAGG
This region includes:
- a CDS encoding NYN domain-containing protein; the protein is MPSELRSPRLAVLIDADNASAKIADGLFEEIAKIGEASVRRIYGDFSNARSRGWADILSKHAIIPQQQFAYTTGKNASDITLVIDAMDLLHSGRFDGFCLVSSDSDFTRLAARIREQGVDVFGFGEQKTPESFRQACRRFVYTENLLAGTATAQDASSKSAPLQPPDAAASIIKKVITQMGSEDGWVALGEVGRQLANLASDFDPRTYGFRKLSDLVRKTNSFEIDEPKGHSMRIRIKPAAAPPRRRNSRRPARSGTAEGSATKA
- a CDS encoding adenine deaminase C-terminal domain-containing protein, translating into MTKLTRFAVAPLHSMTRRLADVASARLAPDLVVTGARVLSTYSERIHAGREVWITGGRIAAVKPAGAAKKVWPNAPLYDAAGGIIAPGLIDPHIHIESSMVTACAYAEAALLNGTTTIFCDSHEIGNVMDVAGVEAMLEDAREAPLSIFLTVPSTVPATSAELETAGGDLTPDKIAGLFDRWPEAVALGEKMDFVPVTMGDARSHAILAAALKRGRPVSGHVYGREFVAAYAASGVTDTHEAIDRDIADDLLDAGVWVFLRGGPPTTPWHSLPQAIRAIIELGASHKRTAVCTDDRDADDLLLFGLDWVVREAVKAGMSPEQAWSMGSLHGATRFGMDGDIGGLGGGRRADLVLMDDQLKPQCTWYGGELVVEHGKITPRLDQMLSQRYQYPEAAYATVKLPEKVKLTPELPAKACTVNAIKTGLLGITLIHEKVAIEPAKDWPSLFARYGLCFVTVVERHGKSAGNVAYGLLKDFGLKRGAVASSVGHDSHNIIVAGTNEGDMQAAIAAIREQQGGVCVVADSKVRALVPLPIAGLLSDKRVTEVAEEVKALKKEWAEAGCTIPYMGFNLIPLSVIPEIRITDKGLVLVPQMALAPLFE